A window of Bacteroidota bacterium contains these coding sequences:
- a CDS encoding cupin yields the protein MDNKKQDGRLDSSELEKSKAHNIVKVIEYMANSVVIKTIIRKPTGSISLMSFDSGEGLTKKTSPFDTFIQIIEGNAEIVIDKVATLLKSGQGIIIPAHMSNFIKPNGRFKMISTIIKSGYE from the coding sequence ATGGATAATAAAAAGCAGGATGGCAGATTAGATAGTTCCGAACTGGAGAAATCAAAAGCACACAATATTGTTAAGGTTATTGAGTATATGGCTAATTCAGTAGTGATAAAAACGATTATCCGAAAACCAACAGGTAGTATAAGCTTAATGTCTTTTGACAGCGGGGAAGGATTAACCAAAAAGACCTCTCCGTTTGATACTTTTATTCAGATCATTGAAGGGAATGCCGAAATAGTAATTGATAAAGTGGCCACTTTATTAAAATCCGGCCAGGGTATAATAATACCAGCACACATGTCGAACTTCATTAAACCAAACGGTCGGTTTAAAATGATTTCTACCATTATCAAAAGCGGGTATGAATGA